In the Streptomyces cinnamoneus genome, GGCGGGGGCGGGAAGCAGCCGCCCGCGTTCTGCACCGGCTCCAGGAAGACGGCCGCGACGGTCTCGGGGCCCTCGAAGAGGATCTGCTGCTCGATCTGGTCGGCGGCCCAGCGGCCGAAGGCCTCGGGGTCGTCGCCGTGGAGCGGCGCCCGGTAGATGTTGGTGTTCGGCACCTTGTGCGCGCCGGGGACCAGGGGCTCGAAGGGGGCCTTGAGAGCCGGCAGGCCGGTGATCGACAGGGCGCCCTGCGGGGTGCCGTGGTAGGCGACGGCCCGCGATATGACCTTGTACTTGGTGTGGTTGCCGGTCAGCTTGTGGTATTGCTTCGCCAGCTTCCACGCGGTCTCGACCGCCTCGCCGCCGCCGGTGGTGAAGAAGACCTTGTTCAGGTCGCCGGGGGCGTGGTGCGCCAGCCGCTCGGCCAGCTCGACGGCCTTGGGGTGGGCGTAGCCCCACACCGGGAAGAAGGCCAGTTCCTGGGCCTGCTTGTGGGCGGCCTCGGCCAGCTCGACGCGGCCGTGGCCGGCCTGGACCACGAACAGTCCCGCCAGGCCGTCCAGGTAGCGCTTGCCCTTGTCGTCGTAGATGTACGTGCCCTCGCCGCGCACGATCGTGGGGACGGGGGCGTTCTCGTACGACGACATGCGGGTGAAGTGCATCCACAGGTGGTCGTACGCAGTCCTGCTGAGGTCCTTGCTCACGGCTATCGGGTTCCCCATGTGTAGGTCTGTTTGCGGAGCTTGAGATAGACGAA is a window encoding:
- a CDS encoding aspartate aminotransferase family protein; this encodes MGNPIAVSKDLSRTAYDHLWMHFTRMSSYENAPVPTIVRGEGTYIYDDKGKRYLDGLAGLFVVQAGHGRVELAEAAHKQAQELAFFPVWGYAHPKAVELAERLAHHAPGDLNKVFFTTGGGEAVETAWKLAKQYHKLTGNHTKYKVISRAVAYHGTPQGALSITGLPALKAPFEPLVPGAHKVPNTNIYRAPLHGDDPEAFGRWAADQIEQQILFEGPETVAAVFLEPVQNAGGCFPPPPGYFQRVREICDRHDVLLVSDEVICAFGRLGTMFACDKFGYVPDIITCAKGMTSGYSPIGAAVVSDRVAEPFFKGGNTFLHGYTFGGHPVSAAVALANLDVFEREGLNQHVLDNESAFRATLARLHDLPIVGDVRGDGFFYGIELVKDKATKESFTAEECERLLYGFVSRELFENGLYCRADDRGDPVIQLSPPLISDQSTFDEIEQIVRGVLTEAWTKI